The region GAATGCTGCCCGCGATGCTGCCATTTCAACCGCCGCCGCTGATGCCACCGCCAAAGCGGATGCCGCCAGTAAAGCGGCAGTGTCTTATGCTAATTACATAGTGGATGCTGGATTTAGCCAGCCATTTGTGAATGGTTTGCCTGTCAGCCTTGTTGGTGCTGGCGGCCCGCTGCCCTCATCACAGTTAACATTTGGCGCAGATTTAAATGCTGATTGGAAACTAGGCTATGGCGGTCAAACAGCTTGGGTTATGCAGGGGAATCCTGTTGGGTCAGATGAGAATAATATTTATAATGAAATTCACACAGAACGCTTTGCGGTTACGGCCGGTCAGCGTGTTGGTTTTTCTATCTACACTGGGGCGCATCGTTGCAAAATAGCTGCGTTTATTTACTGGTTTGATAGCGCTGGCAATGTGGTTGGGTATACACCGCTTGATTATAACAATGCAGAGTTAAGTGGTGGGCGAAATCTCAGTGGCTACAAACGGTTAGAGTCTTATGGTGATGCTCCAGTGGGGGCGGTATCTTTTTGTGGGATATTGCGAAAGCATGATACTAAAGTTGGGGAAAATAGCTCATATTTGTTTTATGTGATGCCCCAATTGTCATTTTGGGGGCGTGATCAAACCATTGCCCCTGAGTGGTGTGTTGGGCAAATCAGCCCGACAGCAGAGCAATTGGGGGCGGAAACGCCCGCAGGGGCACAAAGTAAGATTGATGATCGTATTACTGCTACCGATGTTGAGCGCTTACGCCATGTTAGTGATGTTGGCGGATTGCCTTTTTACTGGAAATTGCGCATTTATGGCGAGAGTAATAAATATTACCCCGTCATTTTCTTTGGTGGTAATCAAGATGTGGCCCGGCAGATTAAGATTTGGCGGCGTTACAATGAACACGGCCCTGATGATTGGCATACCGCCACCCATAAAGGCGCATTAATGTTGCATTGGCAGGGCAATTTTGGTGGCTGGGGTGGTGCAACTTATACTGAGCGGTTAGTCGATTTTTCAGAGCAGTATTGCAACTTGCTGGCGAATTGCCATATCGGCATTCATTTAATGGGGTATGTATTTTTTCTGCGCGGTGGCGGCCCAGGTGGTGCGGATTACCATTTTGCGTCTGATCAAGCGGCTGGCCCGACTGTGTATTACAACCAAGAACTGGTTTATGACCACCCCAATAATGGTTATGACGTTTACGCGCCCGCACCATTAACCAGCCTTAACCATGAAAGTATCGCTCAGCTGATAGTTGGTAACAGTCATTTTGGCAATCTGCTGGGGTATACCGGCCAGTTTGATCAGCTTAAAGCCCGGTTGGCTAATTTCGGCGGATTAACCGCTGAAACCATTCATGCTGATACGGCGCTGATTAATAAACTGGTGGGATCATCGGCATTATTTAATGAGTTGATGGCCCGCCTGGCGGTGTTCGGTGGTGTGAGGGCTAATTCCATTGCGGCCGATGCGATTGAGGGTCGTCACATAAAAGCCGGTGAAAAGTTGCAGTCCCCCGTGATTGAAGGCGGAAAACTGCAGCTTATTGGCAGTGGCCATATGAAAGTGCAGGCATCCTCGCCGTTTGGGCCAGATAATTTGATTGAATGGTACGGCCCACGCTTATTATTGGGATCGGATCCCAATTGGTCGCTGCTAAGCAAGGCAAATGCGATTACCTATTTGGGCGATGATGGCAGCGCCTACTTTGGTGGCAGCTTGTCATCCGGTACTTATCATAATTCCCTCGCCACCACCTTGGCGAGTGTGTATTCAAGTAATTCCTATCCTGTTACCTTGGGGCCATTCGGCACCCGTGGGCGCAGTAAGCGTTTGGTCGTTTCATATTATTTATCAGCTGATAGCTATTATAGTGGCGCTTGCTCTGCCGGTGCGCGTAATCCGAGTTTAAGTTGGGTGTTGGAACGTTCAACTAATGGCGGGGCGAGTTGGCAAACTATGACCAGCGGGACGTTTAACGGGACAACGAGCCAATATTATGATGGTGAGTTTAGGCGCTGTGAGGTAACAGAGTTTTGCTCTGATAGCACAACCTTTACGGATAATACCACCACCACATCAAACCTGATGTATCGCATTAAAACCACCAGCCATGTGCGACACCATGCCACGGCTAATGTTAATTCGCAAAAACTTTCATTAACCTGCACTGAGGAATAATAACTATGGCGTTAACTGTAGCAACATTGACTTTAAGCTCTGGCTTGGAAGTCGCTAATCCGGTGTTAATTTTATCTGAAATTAACAATCACAATAATGTGACGGCATCAGAAAAGCTGACTATTCAGGCCGGTGATCCAGCTGATCAGCAAAGCGGTTCGCAGGGCACCTATGCTCTGCAATCCACTTCATCTGGTGGTAATTACTGCACTTATATGGTGGCGGTGTTTGCCAGTAAGGCGGCATTCAATGCGGGTAAGCCAGCGGTAGAAACGCTGAAAGATAGCCATTCAAGCAAGGTATTTAATTTTGATTTGAATGATGCGGCATATAAAAATATGACGCCCAGAGAGGCAGCTTATACGCATCTAAAAACTGACCCCTGTATGGCTGGCGCGACAGAGGTCAGCGGGTTGAACCTGTAACTGGCCAGTTATTTGAGTAGTGCGCGAAATTGCGCATCTAAACCATACTGACCCTCGCCGTTGCGGTACGCTTCCGTTAGCAGGGTCAGTGCTTCATTGATCAGTAAATTCTGCATCCCCCGCTTTTTATTTTCAGCCATACTGGCTATCAACCGCATATTTTCCACTTTGTTTTTATCAACTTTACTGCAAAATAATTCTGTGGTTTGTGGTTTGGATGTTTCCCGTTTGGCAGCAACCAGATCTTTGCCACCATCGACTTTGCCCATTCCGGCGGTAATCTTATCTCTTAAACTCATGATGCCACCTTTTCTGTTAATAACTGCATAATTTCTTTAAATGCTTGCCGGATTTCAAAGCTGGCTTTGCTTTTATCTGGATCTGCACCGCTAACCCCTTCGCCTAAAGCGCTGGTAACAAAATCTTGTCTATGCCCCAGGAATGATTTCAGCATGGGGATTTCCATTTCCTCTAATACCTTGATAGTTTCGCCGGTCATTACGCCGCCAATTTTGCAGCCACTGCGTAAAAAGCAGGCTAGCGGCTGACCATTGGTTAACTCCTGCCGTTCGCGTACCAGTTCAACCATGCGCTCGCTACCCCACAGATCATAAGGGGATGGCTGTACTGGAATGATAACAAGATCCGCTGATTTGATGGCCTGAGCCGTTAGCTTGCCGGTTCTTGGCACCCCGTCTATGAATAAAAAGTCATATTGAGGTTTTAGCGCTTTAATGGCTTTGTCTATCCCTTCATCCATGCAGATTAACTCAATGTTTGTTTTTACTTCACCGTTGCTAACCCACAGTGACGCGCTGCGCTGCGTAATATCAGTATCAATCAATAAAACCTTATTGCCCTGCCTTGCTGCTTCATAAGCCAGGTTAGTTATAACAGTGGTCTTATGCGCACCACCTTTTTGGTTTTGAACCGTAACAACGTACCCCATTTCTATCTCCTTATTTTTTAGGCAAAGACAAGTTTATATCAATATTTAAAAATCTCAATATTTAAATATTTAATAAGCCTAAAGGTTTACGTTGTCGGCATGGTGCTAGCTAATTCCGCTTTAAGCCGCTGTACAGCTGCGTTTTAGGTAAAAGCGGAAGTCAGAGCGCACTATCTATACATAAGTAAGTTAGAGGCTAGCAGGCAGCCATATAGTAAAGATAACGCGCTATGGCTGCAATGCTAAAACAACAGCTAAAAGCAAAGCTGTGGCTAACAGATAACCGTAGCAGTTGGTCATGATATAAAGCATTGCTGAAAAGTAGCGACACCGATGTAAACAATACACAAGTTTAATAGTGCTACTTGTGTAAATAATAACCCCTCAAGTATACACAAGTTTATAAATGCAGCTCACTCATAATTGCACGTTAACTATACACAAGTTTATAGCTCACAACTATACACAAGTCAGGCAGGGACAACTATACACAAGTTAAGTACACCAACTATACACAGGGTTTAATTAAACCCTGTGTATAGTTGGTGTACTTAACTTGTGTATAGTTGTCCCTGCCTGACTTGTGTATAGTTGTGAGCTATAAACTTGTGTATAGTTAACGTGCAATTATGAGTGAGCTGCATTTATAAACTTGTGTATACTTGAGGGGTTATTATTTACACAAGTAGCACTATTAAACTTGTGTATTGTTTACATCGGTGTCGCTACTTTTCAGCAATGCTTTATATCATGACCAACTGCTACGGTTATCTGTTAGCCACAGCTTTGCTTTTAGCTGTTGTTTTAGCATTGCAGCCATAGCGCGTTATCTTTACTATATGGCTGCCTGCTAGCCTCTAACTTACTTATGTATAGATAGTGCGCTCTGACTTCCGCTTTTACCTAAAACGCAGCTGTACAGCGGCTTAAAGCGGAATTAGCTAGCACCATGCCGACAACGTAAACCTTTAGGCTTATTAAATATTTAAATATTGAGATTTTTAAATATTGATATAAACTTGTCTTTGCCTAAAAAATAAGGAGATAGAAATGGGGTACGTTGTTACGGTTCAAAACCAAAAAGGTGGTGCGCATAAGACCACTGTTATAACTAACCTGGCTTATGAAGCAGCAAGGCAGGGCAATAAGGTTTTATTGATTGATACTGATATTACGCAGCGCAGCGCGTCACTGTGGGTTAGCAACGGTGAAGTAAAAACAAACATTGAGTTAATCTGCATGGATGAAGGGATAGACAAAGCCATTAAAGCGCTAAAACCTCAATATGACTTTTTATTCATAGACGGGGTGCCAAGAACCGGCAAGCTAACGGCTCAGGCCATCAAATCAGCGGATCTTGTTATCATTCCAGTACAGCCATCCCCTTATGATCTGTGGGGTAGCGAGCGCATGGTTGAACTGGTACGCGAACGGCAGGAGTTAACCAATGGTCAGCCGCTAGCCTGCTTTTTACGCAGTGGCTGCAAAATTGGCGGCGTAATGACCGGCGAAACTATCAAGGTATTAGAGGAAATGGAAATCCCCATGCTGAAATCATTCCTGGGGCATAGACAAGATTTTGTTACCAGCGCTTTAGGCGAAGGGGTTAGCGGTGCAGATCCAGATAAAAGCAAAGCCAGCTTTGAAATCCGGCAAGCATTTAAAGAAATTATGCAGTTATTAACAGAAAAGGTGGCATCATGAGTTTAAGAGATAAGATTACCGCCGGAATGGGCAAAGTCGATGGTGGCAAAGATCTGGTTGCTGCCAAACGGGAAACATCCAAACCACAAACCACAGAATTATTTTGCAGTAAAGTTGATAAAAACAAAGTGGAAAATATGCGGTTGATAGCCAGTATGGCTGAAAATAAAAAGCGGGGGATGCAGAATTTACTGATCAATGAAGCACTGACCCTGCTAACGGAAGCGTACCGCAACGGCGAGGGTCAGTATGGTTTAGATGCGCAATTTCGCGCACTACTCAAATAACTGGCCAGTTACAGGTTCAACCCGCTGACCTCTGTCGCGCCAGCCATACAGGGGTCAGTTTTTAGATGCGTATAAGCTGCCTCTCTGGGCGTCATATTTTTATATGCCGCATCATTCAAATCAAAATTAAATACCTTGCTTGAATGGCTATCTTTCAGCGTTTCTACCGCTGGCTTACCCGCATTGAATGCCGCCTTACTGGCAAACACCGCCACCATATAAGTGCAGTAATTACCACCAGATGAAGTGGATTGCAGAGCATAGGTGCCCTGCGAACCGCTTTGCTGATCAGCTGGATCACCGGCCTGAATAGTCAGCTTTTCTGATGCCGTCACATTATTGTGATTGTTAATTTCAGATAAAATTAACACCGGATTAGCGACTTCCAAGCCAGAGCTTAAAGTCAATGTTGCTACAGTTAACGCCATAGTTATTATTCCTCAGTGCAGGTTAATGAAAGTTTTTGCGAATTAACATTAGCCGTGGCATGGTGTCGCACATGGCTGGTGGTTTTAATGCGATACATCAGGTTTGATGTGGTGGTGGTATTATCCGTAAAGGTTGTGCTATCAGAGCAAAACTCTGTTACCTCACAGCGCCTAAACTCACCATCATAATATTGGCTCGTTGTCCCGTTAAACGTCCCGCTGGTCATAGTTTGCCAACTCGCCCCGCCATTAGTTGAACGTTCCAACACCCAACTTAAACTCGGATTACGCGCACCGGCAGAGCAAGCGCCACTATAATAGCTATCAGCTGATAAATAATATGAAACGACCAAACGCTTACTGCGCCCACGGGTGCCGAATGGCCCCAAGGTAACAGGATAGGAATTACTTGAATACACACTCGCCAAGGTGGTGGCGAGGGAATTATGATAAGTACCGGATGACAAGCTGCCACCAAAGTAGGCGCTGCCATCATCGCCCAAATAGGTAATCGCATTTGCCTTGCTTAGCAGCGACCAATTGGGATCCGATCCCAATAATAAGCGTGGGCCGTACCATTCAATCAAATTATCTGGCCCAAACGGCGAGGATGCCTGCACTTTCATATGGCCACTGCCAATAAGCTGCAGTTTTCCGCCTTCAATCACGGGGGACTGCAACTTTTCACCGGCTTTTATGTGACGACCCTCAATCGCATCGGCCGCAATGGAATTAGCCCTCACACCACCGAACACCGCCAGGCGGGCCATCAACTCATTAAATAATGCCGATGATCCCACCAGTTTATTAATCAGCGCCGTATCAGCATGAATGGTTTCAGCGGTTAATCCGCCGAAATTAGCCAACCGGGCTTTAAGCTGATCAAACTGGCCGGTATACCCCAGCAGATTGCCAAAATGACTGTTACCAACTATCAGCTGAGCGATACTTTCATGGTTAAGGCTGGTTAATGGTGCGGGCGCGTAAACGTCATAACCATTATTGGGGTGGTCATAAACCAGTTCTTGGTTGTAATACACAGTCGGGCCAGCCGCTTGATCAGACGCAAAATGGTAATCCGCACCACCTGGGCCGCCACCGCGCAGAAAAAATACATACCCCATTAAATGAATGCCGATATGGCAATTCGCCAGCAAGTTGCAATACTGCTCTGAAAAATCGACTAACCGCTCAGTATAAGTTGCACCACCCCAGCCACCAAAATTGCCCTGCCAATGCAACATTAATGCGCCTTTATGGGTGGCGGTATGCCAATCATCAGGGCCGTGTTCATTGTAACGCCGCCAAATCTTAATCTGCCGGGCCACATCTTGATTACCACCAAAGAAAATGACGGGGTAATATTTATTACTCTCGCCATAAATGCGCAATTTCCAGTAAAAAGGCAATCCGCCAACATCACTAACATGGCGTAAGCGCTCAACATCGGTAGCAGTAATACGATCATCAATCTTACTTTGTGCCCCTGCGGGCGTTTCCGCCCCCAATTGCTCTGCTGTCGGGCTGATTTGCCCAACACACCACTCAGGGGCAATGGTTTGATCACGCCCCCAAAATGACAATTGGGGCATCACATAAAACAAATATGAGCTATTTTCCCCAACTTTAGTATCATGCTTTCGCAATATCCCACAAAAAGATACCGCCCCCACTGGAGCATCACCATAAGACTCTAACCGTTTGTAGCCACT is a window of Shewanella sp. NFH-SH190041 DNA encoding:
- a CDS encoding AAA family ATPase, which codes for MGYVVTVQNQKGGAHKTTVITNLAYEAARQGNKVLLIDTDITQRSASLWVSNGEVKTNIELICMDEGIDKAIKALKPQYDFLFIDGVPRTGKLTAQAIKSADLVIIPVQPSPYDLWGSERMVELVRERQELTNGQPLACFLRSGCKIGGVMTGETIKVLEEMEIPMLKSFLGHRQDFVTSALGEGVSGADPDKSKASFEIRQAFKEIMQLLTEKVAS